From one Desulfobaculum xiamenense genomic stretch:
- a CDS encoding sigma-54-dependent transcriptional regulator produces the protein MQIHNAQPEAILIVDDQEDFARGLARLLKREFPDVATRTATSGDEALDILSRERVSLMFSDLRMPGIGGIELLRQALAAEPNLSVVMLTGYGSIESAVEALKAGAYDFLTKPVEPDALFRATAKGLERARLLGENSRLRELMAKSELGTALIGESAPMKRLKETIAAVAASDYTVLITGESGTGKEMVARAVQSVSARAAKSFLQVNCPAIPEQLLESELFGHVKGAFTGADRSRKGLFVAADGGTLLLDEIGDIPMNIQTKLLRVLQEREVRPVGSSASVRVDVRILASTNQDLERKMREGLFREDLFYRLNVLNVHVPALNRRTEDIPLLAHHFLSQACREMRLMPKEIAPEVLAWLTSRPWPGNVREMQNFMRRLAVFSQGDVIDLALVRLAEARPDAEPADDSLPPYKDAKSRVMDEFTRNYVTELLRKTAGNISEAARVSGLERVSLQKILRRLDIDAERYRRA, from the coding sequence ATGCAGATACACAACGCCCAGCCTGAGGCGATACTCATCGTCGACGATCAGGAAGATTTCGCGCGCGGCCTCGCCCGCCTGCTCAAGCGCGAGTTCCCCGACGTCGCCACCCGCACCGCCACCAGCGGGGACGAAGCGCTGGACATCCTCTCCCGCGAACGTGTGTCGCTCATGTTCTCGGACCTGCGCATGCCCGGCATCGGCGGCATTGAACTCCTGCGGCAGGCCCTTGCCGCGGAGCCGAATCTCTCCGTGGTCATGCTCACGGGGTACGGCTCCATCGAATCCGCCGTGGAGGCCCTCAAGGCCGGAGCCTACGATTTCCTGACCAAGCCCGTGGAGCCGGACGCACTCTTCCGCGCCACGGCAAAGGGGCTCGAACGCGCCCGTCTGCTCGGAGAGAACTCGCGCTTGCGCGAGCTCATGGCCAAAAGCGAACTCGGGACGGCCCTCATCGGCGAATCCGCGCCCATGAAGCGGCTCAAGGAGACCATCGCCGCTGTCGCCGCCAGCGACTACACCGTGCTCATCACCGGCGAATCCGGCACCGGCAAGGAAATGGTCGCCCGCGCCGTGCAGTCCGTGTCCGCCCGTGCCGCAAAGTCCTTTCTTCAGGTCAATTGTCCCGCCATTCCGGAGCAGCTTCTCGAAAGTGAACTCTTCGGGCACGTCAAGGGCGCGTTCACCGGTGCCGACCGCTCCCGCAAAGGGCTCTTCGTCGCAGCCGACGGCGGAACCCTGCTCCTCGACGAAATCGGCGACATTCCCATGAACATCCAGACCAAGCTCCTGCGCGTGCTTCAGGAGCGCGAAGTCCGTCCCGTTGGCTCCAGCGCCTCCGTGCGTGTGGACGTGCGCATTCTCGCCTCCACCAATCAGGACCTCGAACGCAAGATGCGCGAAGGGCTCTTCCGCGAAGACCTCTTCTATCGTCTCAACGTCCTCAACGTGCATGTCCCCGCCCTCAACCGCCGCACCGAGGACATTCCGCTCCTCGCCCACCATTTCCTCTCGCAGGCTTGCCGCGAAATGCGCCTCATGCCCAAGGAGATCGCTCCGGAAGTTCTTGCGTGGCTCACCAGCCGTCCGTGGCCGGGAAACGTCCGCGAAATGCAGAACTTCATGCGTCGACTCGCCGTGTTTTCGCAGGGTGACGTCATCGATCTCGCCCTCGTTCGTCTTGCCGAGGCCCGGCCCGACGCCGAACCCGCCGACGACAGCCTCCCCCCGTACAAGGACGCCAAGTCCCGCGTCATGGACGAATTCACCCGCAACTACGTCACCGAACTGCTGCGCAAGACCGCCGGAAACATCTCCGAAGCGGCCCGCGTCTCCGGCCTCGAACGCGTTTCCCTTCAGAAGATCCTCCGCCGCCTCGATATCGACGCCGAACGCTACCGCCGCGCGTAG